A window of Juglans regia cultivar Chandler chromosome 7, Walnut 2.0, whole genome shotgun sequence contains these coding sequences:
- the LOC118348914 gene encoding uncharacterized protein LOC118348914, producing the protein MATRNLLFQVHHGGIIDRRQNEEYVGGKTDVYHEPYDEDQLSWIEIQTIMAKYGYHPGDLVYYRHPSLRMHNGLKLLTSDHDVLSMVAALQDQQVAHLYLVSHSRTSVHQSSLHDHHVEEDVSEDEEEAEARRLGLNDPFWKEVLSSEDELYDIDVNTVGTSRSKPAQPRSKGVESQVTVDDKEPQSSSDAEDEEDEGRNQDRSGPRWPEEDDIGNCSDMTPSDVLQSPVHSGDEGHHDFKFPEFQAVDLEKPKISVGMKFGSTAQFRETIRRLNLNIGKSIKFAKNDGDRVTVVCNTPKCPYRVYG; encoded by the exons TACCATGAACCATATGATGAGGATCAACTATCATGGATTGAGATACAGACGATTATGGCCAAGTATGGTTACCATCCAGGTGACCTAGTCTACTATAGACACCCTAGCTTGAGGATGCACAATGGTCTTAAATTGCTTACATCTGACCATGATGTGCTGTCTATGGTGGCTGCGCTTCAGGATCAACAAGTGGCTCATTTGTATCTTGTGTCTCATTCTCGAACTTCAGTGCACCAGTCTTCTttgcatgatcatcatgtcgAGGAGGATGTgagtgaggatgaggaggaagcaGAAGCACGTCGCCTTGGACTTAATGATCCATTTTGGAAAGAAGTGTTGAGTAGTGAGGATGAGTTGTATGACATTGATGTCAATACAGTGGGAACATCGAGGTCAAAGCCTGCACAACCAAGGAGTAAAGGTGTTGAGTCTCAAGTGACAGTTGATGATAAAGAGCCACAATCTTCCTCAGATGCtgaggatgaggaggatgaaGGGAGGAATCAAGACAGAAGTGGTCCAaggtggccagaggaggatGACATAG GTAATTGTTCTGATATGACACCAAGTGACGTCCTTCAATCTCCTGTCCATAGTGGTGACGAAGgacatcatgattttaagtttccCGAGTTTCAAGCTGTTGACTTGGAGAAGCCAAAAATATCTGTTGGAATGAAGTTTGGATCTACAGCACAGTTTAGAGAGACAATAAGGAGGTTGAACCTAAATATAGGTAAATCGATAAAATTTGCAAAGAATGATGGGGATAGGGTTACTGTTGTCTGCAATACCCCTAAATGTCCTTACCGGGTTTATGG ATAA